In the genome of Streptomyces sp. NBC_00433, the window TGTAGTACTCCAGTTCGCCGTTCTGGCCGCCGCCGACGTCCTGCGTCCACTTGGAGGTGTCCGGCTTGGTGCCGGCCGCGCCGTTGAACTCGTCGCTCCACACCAGGTGTTCGGGGTTGCCCGGGTTCGGCGGGAGGGCGGGCGGCGAGGTGGGGTTGCCGCCGGTGCCGTAGACGTCGAAGGTCCACAGCGAGTAGCCGTACTGGGTGGCACGGGCGGTGCCGTACATCCGCACGTAGCGGCCGTTGCCGTCCACGTTCAGGGTCTCCTTGAAGCCCTTGCCCGTGGTGGTGGAGTAGATGCTCGTCCAGTTGGTGCCGTCGGCCGAGGTCTGGATCTGGTAGGCGGTCGCGTAGGCCGGGTCCCACTGCAGGACGACCTGGGTGATGTGCGCGGTCGCGCCGAGGTCCACCGCGATCCAGCCCGGGTCCACCCAGCCGTTGGAGTCGCTGGTCGCCCAGCGGGTCGCCGGGTCCTCGTCGAAGGCCTTGGACGGGGTGCAGCCGGTGCAGCTGTTGGCGTCCTGGTAGGTCGAGGCGGTGCCGGGCTTGTTGTACGACAGCAGGGTCGCGTTGCCGGGCGGGGGAGTGGTGGTGCCGCCGGTCGTACCGCCGTTGGTGCCACCGCCGTTGGTGCCGCCGCCGCCGGTGAAGACCTGGAACTCCCACAGCGAGTAGCCGTACTGGGTGGCGCGCTGGGTGCCGTACACCCGCACGTAGCGGCCGGTGCCGCTGAGCGTGATCAGCTCGGTGGCGCCGGGGCCGGTGGTGGTGGAGTACGCGCTGGTCCAGTTGGTGCCGTCGGCCGAGACCTGGATCTGGTAGGCCTTGGCGTAGGCGTTCTCCCAGCTGAGCTGGACGCCGCAGATGTTCTGCGACGCGCCGAGGTCGACCTGGAGCCACTGCGGGTCGGCGGCCGCGCTGGACCACCGGGTGCCGGTGTTGCCGTCGACGGCGGAGGAGGCCGGGGTGCCGGCGTTCTCGGTCGAGGAGGCGGTCGCGGTCTTGTTCAGCGCCGCGTTGGTGGTGCTGCAGGCCGAGTTGCCGCTGCCGGTGGTGCCGTAGACCTGGAATTCCCAGAGGGAGACGCCCCACTGGGTGGCGCGCTGGGTCGTGTTGATCCGGACATAGCGCCCGGAACCGTTTACGGTAAGGGTCTCGTTGCCACCGGCCGAGGTGGTGGTGGAGTAGACGTTCGTCCACGTCGTGCCGTTGGCCGAGGTCTGGATCTGGTAGGCCTTGGCGTAGGCGGTCTCCCAGTTCAGCGTGACCTGGGAGACGGTGGCGGTCGCGCCGAGGTCGACCTGGAGCCACTGCGGGTCGGCGGCCGCGCTGGACCACCGGGTGCCGGTGTTGCCGTCGACGGCGGCCGAGGCGGGGGTCCCGGCGTTCTCCGTCGAGGAGGCGGTCGCGGTCTTGCCCTGCGAGAGCAGGGTGCCCGCGGCCTTGGCCTGGCTCTGGGTGACCGCGAGCGCGAACGCCGCGAGCACGGCCGCGACGAAGGCGAAGACGAGGGAGCGGGGTATGCGTCCGGACAGTTGTGGGGGGTTGCCGATCACGGCGTCTCCTGGGTGCGTGTGAGAGCGCTCTCTGGTTGCAGCGATGATTACGGCGCTGTTGCTGACACGTCAAGAAAGTGAACGAGATTGGTCCTACTGTTTCGAGGCGTCAGAGCTAGCCGTCGACCCCTGAACGATCAGTGGACTCCTTGCCCGCATAGACGAGTTATGCGGCAATCCGCTGAGTGCAAGGTCTTGACACGCCGTCCGCCCCGCCC includes:
- a CDS encoding discoidin domain-containing protein — encoded protein: MLAAFALAVTQSQAKAAGTLLSQGKTATASSTENAGTPASAAVDGNTGTRWSSAAADPQWLQVDLGATATVSQVTLNWETAYAKAYQIQTSANGTTWTNVYSTTTSAGGNETLTVNGSGRYVRINTTQRATQWGVSLWEFQVYGTTGSGNSACSTTNAALNKTATASSTENAGTPASSAVDGNTGTRWSSAAADPQWLQVDLGASQNICGVQLSWENAYAKAYQIQVSADGTNWTSAYSTTTGPGATELITLSGTGRYVRVYGTQRATQYGYSLWEFQVFTGGGGTNGGGTNGGTTGGTTTPPPGNATLLSYNKPGTASTYQDANSCTGCTPSKAFDEDPATRWATSDSNGWVDPGWIAVDLGATAHITQVVLQWDPAYATAYQIQTSADGTNWTSIYSTTTGKGFKETLNVDGNGRYVRMYGTARATQYGYSLWTFDVYGTGGNPTSPPALPPNPGNPEHLVWSDEFNGAAGTKPDTSKWTQDVGGGQNGELEYYTNGDNTTMDGNGDLVIEARKENVQGHQYTSGRINTSDHFNFTYGHVEARIKVTGTQGLWPAFWMLGSNFKTGTPWPNSGEIDIMEHVGKVADSVYSTLHAPAYNGGNGYGSPYTVAGSDFANDFHTYAVDWDSSHMTFSVDGHAFFTADKATVESTRGPWVYDHPFYIILNNAVGGDWPGAPDATTVFPQRMLVDYVRVSQ